From the Kitasatospora viridis genome, one window contains:
- a CDS encoding YihY/virulence factor BrkB family protein — translation MGFLSGLPLIGPAVAAVRRSRPFRVYLHFSAAKGNRLAGAVTFFGFLALFPLLTVALAVAVSTLSPGQVDSLKHRIADQVPGLADALGLDSLIANAATVGLIGGVLLLASGLGWVDTMRGSIRDVWQLPEGDGNFLRNKLADCLVLLGLGLVSVVSLGASAVATKLAGRLADALGLADRGPGHWLLAAAGFVIAVGADLLLFLYLLGPFPGIRHERRRDLLRAALIGAIGFELLKLGLSSYLGSVAGKSLYGAFGVPVALLLWINFVCRLLMYCVSWTAMGDPEAARARARAAAEAAYRAAGELGTGPRQPA, via the coding sequence ATGGGATTCCTCTCCGGGCTGCCGCTGATCGGGCCGGCGGTGGCCGCAGTGCGGCGCAGCCGCCCCTTCCGGGTGTACCTGCACTTCTCGGCGGCCAAGGGCAACCGGCTGGCCGGCGCTGTCACCTTCTTCGGGTTCCTCGCGCTGTTCCCGCTGTTGACGGTGGCGCTGGCGGTGGCCGTCTCCACGCTCAGCCCGGGCCAGGTCGACTCGCTCAAGCACCGGATCGCCGACCAGGTGCCGGGGCTGGCCGACGCGCTCGGGCTGGACTCGCTGATCGCCAACGCGGCCACCGTCGGGCTGATCGGCGGGGTGCTGCTGCTGGCCTCCGGGCTGGGCTGGGTCGACACCATGCGCGGTTCGATCCGGGACGTCTGGCAACTGCCCGAGGGCGACGGCAACTTCCTGCGGAACAAGCTCGCCGACTGCCTGGTGCTGCTCGGGCTCGGCCTGGTCTCGGTGGTCTCGCTGGGCGCCTCGGCGGTGGCCACCAAGCTGGCGGGGCGGCTGGCCGACGCGCTCGGGCTGGCCGACCGGGGGCCCGGGCACTGGCTGCTGGCGGCGGCCGGCTTCGTCATCGCGGTCGGCGCCGACCTGCTGCTCTTCCTCTACCTGCTGGGTCCCTTCCCGGGGATCCGGCACGAGCGGCGCCGCGACCTGCTGCGGGCCGCGCTGATCGGGGCGATCGGGTTCGAGCTGCTGAAGCTCGGGCTCTCCTCGTACCTGGGCTCGGTGGCCGGCAAGAGCCTGTACGGCGCGTTCGGGGTGCCGGTGGCGCTGCTGCTGTGGATCAACTTCGTCTGCCGGCTGCTGATGTACTGCGTGTCCTGGACGGCGATGGGCGACCCGGAGGCGGCCCGGGCGCGGGCCCGGGCCGCCGCGGAGGCCGCCTACCGGGCGGCCGGCGAGCTGGGCACCGGGCCGCGCCAGCCGGCCTGA
- a CDS encoding D-alanyl-D-alanine carboxypeptidase family protein, with translation MSRTTRCVVALTAALLLAGPGTAAAEPPPLPGAQPAAVGGARLGLTDVQVSLAQGAPRLPDDLTGKSWLVADADTGDVLAAYQPHLRLPPASTLKMLFADTVLPKFNRGTVHRVAPEELAGLGQGSSLVGIKEDLDYKVEDLWRGVFLSSGNDAVHVLAHMNGGVDETVRQMNDEARELGAADTHVVSPDGYDEDGQLTSAYDLTLFAREGLRNADFRSYCATKDAQFPGAVDRTTGQRGTFGIQNTDRLLGKYPGLIGVKNGYTTNAGSTFVGAAQRDGRTLLVAVMHPDTYMKVYDETAELLDWGFAAGARARPIGALVAPAALSSAAPAAPPSAAPAAPPAPDQARTQAQAQGRPQALPAPGRPVAGRYPGRGARVLGPEGWAVLGALTLCAAAAGWLLNHRRRELAAALARRRRAARRTDEPAPDPQAGGATAVGRR, from the coding sequence ATGAGTCGTACGACCCGATGTGTGGTGGCGCTGACCGCGGCGCTGCTGCTGGCCGGCCCGGGCACCGCCGCCGCCGAGCCGCCCCCGCTGCCCGGGGCCCAGCCGGCCGCCGTCGGCGGCGCACGCCTGGGGCTGACGGACGTACAGGTCTCACTGGCCCAAGGGGCGCCCCGGCTGCCGGACGACCTGACCGGGAAGTCCTGGCTGGTCGCCGACGCCGACACCGGCGACGTGCTGGCCGCCTACCAGCCGCACCTGCGGCTGCCCCCGGCGAGCACCCTGAAGATGCTCTTCGCCGACACCGTGCTGCCCAAGTTCAACCGCGGCACCGTGCACCGCGTGGCGCCCGAGGAGCTGGCCGGGCTCGGCCAGGGCAGCAGCCTGGTGGGCATCAAGGAGGACCTGGACTACAAGGTCGAGGACCTGTGGCGCGGGGTCTTCCTCAGCTCCGGCAACGACGCGGTGCACGTGCTGGCCCACATGAACGGCGGCGTCGACGAGACCGTGCGGCAGATGAACGACGAGGCCCGGGAGCTCGGCGCGGCCGACACCCACGTGGTCTCGCCGGACGGCTACGACGAGGACGGACAGCTCACCTCCGCCTACGACCTCACCCTGTTCGCCCGCGAGGGCCTGCGCAACGCCGACTTCCGCTCCTACTGCGCCACCAAGGACGCCCAGTTCCCCGGCGCGGTGGACCGGACCACCGGCCAGCGCGGCACCTTCGGCATCCAGAACACCGACCGGCTGCTCGGCAAGTACCCCGGGCTGATCGGGGTGAAGAACGGCTACACCACCAACGCCGGCTCCACCTTCGTCGGCGCCGCCCAGCGCGACGGGCGCACCCTGCTGGTCGCCGTGATGCACCCGGACACCTACATGAAGGTGTACGACGAGACCGCCGAACTGCTCGACTGGGGCTTCGCGGCCGGCGCCCGGGCCCGCCCGATCGGCGCCCTGGTGGCACCGGCCGCGCTCTCCTCCGCCGCACCGGCCGCCCCGCCGAGCGCCGCCCCGGCCGCACCGCCGGCGCCGGACCAGGCGCGGACGCAGGCGCAGGCACAGGGCCGGCCGCAGGCGCTGCCGGCGCCCGGCCGCCCGGTGGCCGGCCGCTACCCCGGGCGCGGCGCCCGGGTGCTCGGGCCGGAGGGCTGGGCGGTGCTGGGCGCCCTGACGCTCTGCGCGGCCGCGGCCGGCTGGCTGCTCAACCACCGGCGCCGGGAGCTGGCCGCCGCGCTGGCCCGGCGCCGCCGCGCCGCACGCCGGACGGACGAACCCGCCCCCGACCCGCAGGCCGGCGGCGCCACCGCGGTGGGCCGGCGCTGA
- a CDS encoding SCO4848 family membrane protein — protein sequence MKLSRRTSWFLVAFGVWSVIIWTTFVKNLWADSAHQAFTDGNHSHPTAFFWIHLALAVTSFALGLVVGSVGVRGLRVSREGNALPES from the coding sequence ATGAAGCTCAGCCGCCGCACCTCCTGGTTCCTCGTCGCCTTCGGCGTCTGGTCCGTCATCATCTGGACCACCTTCGTCAAGAACCTCTGGGCCGACTCCGCCCACCAGGCCTTCACCGACGGGAACCACTCCCACCCCACCGCCTTCTTCTGGATCCACCTCGCGCTGGCCGTCACCTCCTTCGCGCTCGGGCTCGTGGTCGGTTCGGTGGGCGTGCGGGGGCTGCGCGTGTCGCGTGAAGGAAACGCGTTGCCCGAGTCCTGA
- a CDS encoding succinate dehydrogenase iron-sulfur subunit, giving the protein MSAPTIDAPHSAALDAAESGAVQLITVTLRIRRFNPEEHPDPVWVDYQLLMDPKERVLDALNKVKWEQDGTLTYRRSCAHGICGSDAMRINGRNRLACKTLIKDVDPEKPITIEAIKGLTVLKDLVVDMDPFFQAYKDVMPFLITKGNDPTRERLQSAEDRERFDDTTKCILCAACTSSCPVFWNDGQYFGPAAIVNAHRFIFDSRDEGAEQRLEILNDREGVWRCRTTFNCSEACPRGIEVTKAIQEVKRALVTRRF; this is encoded by the coding sequence ATGAGCGCCCCCACGATCGACGCGCCGCACTCGGCGGCGCTGGACGCGGCCGAGTCCGGCGCGGTCCAGCTGATCACCGTGACCCTGCGGATCCGCCGGTTCAACCCGGAGGAGCACCCGGACCCGGTGTGGGTGGACTACCAGCTCCTGATGGACCCGAAGGAGCGCGTCCTGGACGCGCTCAACAAGGTCAAGTGGGAGCAGGACGGCACCCTGACCTACCGCCGCTCCTGCGCGCACGGCATCTGCGGCTCGGACGCCATGCGGATCAACGGCCGCAACCGGCTGGCGTGCAAGACCCTGATCAAGGATGTCGACCCGGAGAAGCCGATCACCATCGAGGCCATCAAGGGCCTCACGGTCCTCAAGGACCTGGTGGTCGACATGGACCCGTTCTTCCAGGCGTACAAGGACGTCATGCCGTTCCTCATCACCAAGGGGAACGACCCGACCCGCGAGCGCCTGCAGTCCGCCGAGGACCGCGAGCGCTTCGACGACACCACCAAGTGCATCCTGTGCGCCGCGTGCACCTCGTCCTGCCCGGTCTTCTGGAACGACGGCCAGTACTTCGGCCCGGCCGCCATCGTCAACGCGCACCGCTTCATCTTCGACTCGCGCGACGAGGGTGCCGAGCAGCGCCTGGAGATCCTCAACGACCGCGAGGGCGTGTGGCGCTGCCGCACCACCTTCAACTGCTCGGAGGCCTGCCCCCGCGGCATCGAGGTCACCAAGGCGATCCAAGAAGTCAAGCGCGCCCTGGTGACGCGCCGCTTCTGA
- the sdhA gene encoding succinate dehydrogenase flavoprotein subunit: MQIHQYDTVIVGAGGAGMRAAIESTQRSRTAVLTKLYPTRSHTGAAQGGMCAALANVEEDNWEWHTFDTVKGGDYLVDQDAAEIMCKEAIDAVLDLEKMGLPFSRTEAGRIDQRRFGGHTRNHGEAAVRRSCYAADRTGHMILQTLFQNCVKHGVEFFNEFYVLDLLINDGKTAGVVAYELATGEIHVFQAKSVVFASGGTGKFYKVTSNAHTLTGDGQALVYRRGLPLEDMEFFQFHPTGIWRMGILLTEGARGEGGILRNKDGERFMERYAPVMKDLASRDVCSRAIYTEIREGRGCGPDGDHVYLDLTHLPPEQLDAKLPDITEFARTYLGIEPYTDPIPIQPTAHYAMGGIPTNVEGEVLRNNTDIVPGLYAAGEVACVSVHGANRLGTNSLLDINVFGKRAGIAAADYASNNEFVALPADPAEKVQALVDGLRESTGTESVAQIRKELQETMDVNAMVYRTGATLKQASEDIAALRERYKNVAIQDKGFRYNTDLLEAVELGNLLDLAEVLVVSALAREESRGGHFREDFPTRDDVKFMQHTMAYQEVAEDGSTSIRLDYKPVVTTRYQPMERKY, from the coding sequence ATGCAGATTCACCAGTACGACACCGTCATCGTCGGCGCCGGCGGCGCCGGCATGCGCGCGGCCATCGAGTCCACGCAGCGCAGCCGCACCGCGGTGCTCACCAAGCTCTACCCCACCCGGTCCCACACCGGCGCGGCCCAGGGCGGCATGTGCGCCGCCCTCGCCAACGTCGAGGAGGACAACTGGGAGTGGCACACCTTCGACACGGTCAAGGGCGGTGACTACCTGGTCGACCAGGACGCCGCCGAGATCATGTGCAAGGAGGCCATCGACGCCGTCCTCGACCTGGAGAAGATGGGCCTGCCCTTCTCCCGCACCGAGGCCGGCCGGATCGACCAGCGCCGGTTCGGCGGTCACACCCGCAACCACGGCGAGGCCGCGGTCCGCCGCTCCTGCTACGCGGCCGACCGCACCGGCCACATGATCCTGCAGACGCTGTTCCAGAACTGCGTCAAGCACGGCGTCGAGTTCTTCAACGAGTTCTACGTCCTGGACCTGCTGATCAACGACGGCAAGACCGCGGGCGTCGTCGCCTACGAGCTGGCCACCGGCGAGATCCACGTCTTCCAGGCCAAGTCGGTGGTCTTCGCCTCCGGCGGCACCGGCAAGTTCTACAAGGTGACCTCCAACGCCCACACCCTCACCGGTGACGGCCAGGCGCTGGTCTACCGCCGCGGCCTGCCGCTGGAGGACATGGAGTTCTTCCAGTTCCACCCGACCGGCATCTGGCGCATGGGCATCCTGCTCACCGAGGGCGCCCGCGGCGAGGGCGGCATCCTGCGCAACAAGGACGGCGAGCGCTTCATGGAGCGCTACGCCCCGGTCATGAAGGACCTCGCGTCCCGTGACGTCTGCTCCCGCGCGATCTACACCGAGATCCGCGAGGGTCGCGGCTGCGGCCCCGACGGCGACCACGTCTACCTGGACCTGACGCACCTTCCGCCGGAGCAGCTGGACGCCAAGCTCCCGGACATCACCGAGTTCGCCCGCACCTACCTCGGCATCGAGCCCTACACGGACCCGATCCCGATCCAGCCCACCGCGCACTACGCCATGGGCGGCATCCCGACCAACGTCGAGGGTGAGGTGCTGCGCAACAACACCGACATCGTCCCGGGCCTGTACGCGGCCGGCGAGGTCGCCTGCGTCTCGGTGCACGGTGCCAACCGCCTGGGCACCAACTCGCTGCTGGACATCAACGTGTTCGGCAAGCGGGCCGGCATCGCCGCCGCGGACTACGCGAGCAACAACGAGTTCGTCGCGCTGCCCGCCGACCCGGCCGAGAAGGTGCAGGCCCTGGTCGACGGCCTGCGCGAGTCCACCGGCACCGAGTCGGTCGCGCAGATCCGCAAGGAGCTGCAGGAGACCATGGACGTCAACGCCATGGTCTACCGCACCGGCGCCACCCTGAAGCAGGCCAGCGAGGACATCGCGGCGCTGCGCGAGCGCTACAAGAACGTGGCGATCCAGGACAAGGGCTTCCGCTACAACACCGACCTGCTGGAGGCCGTCGAGCTGGGCAACCTGCTCGACCTGGCCGAGGTGCTGGTCGTCTCCGCGCTGGCCCGCGAGGAGTCGCGCGGCGGCCACTTCCGCGAGGACTTCCCGACCCGTGACGACGTGAAGTTCATGCAGCACACCATGGCGTACCAGGAGGTTGCCGAGGACGGCAGCACCTCGATCCGCCTCGACTACAAGCCGGTCGTCACGACCCGCTACCAGCCGATGGAGCGTAAGTACTGA
- the sdhD gene encoding succinate dehydrogenase, hydrophobic membrane anchor protein: MSTDTTDVELVSSSQAHTGKGLGTGNPADAFVIEPPRVRTKKTPRRTRTNFEMLAWLFMRLSGVVLVVLILGHLIIMLLLDGGVSKINFAFVAGRWASPLWQGWDLLMLWLAMLHGANGMRTVINDYAEKDSTRLWLKTLMGAATVFTVLLGTLVIFTFDPNI; this comes from the coding sequence ATGTCCACTGACACCACCGACGTGGAGCTGGTCTCCTCCTCGCAGGCGCACACCGGCAAGGGCCTGGGCACCGGCAACCCCGCCGACGCCTTCGTCATCGAGCCGCCCCGGGTCCGCACCAAGAAGACCCCGCGCCGCACCCGGACCAACTTCGAGATGCTCGCCTGGCTCTTCATGCGCCTGTCCGGCGTGGTGCTGGTGGTCCTGATCCTGGGCCACCTGATCATCATGCTGCTCCTGGACGGCGGCGTGTCGAAGATCAACTTCGCCTTCGTCGCCGGCCGCTGGGCCTCTCCGCTGTGGCAGGGCTGGGACCTGCTGATGCTCTGGCTCGCCATGCTCCACGGCGCCAACGGCATGCGCACAGTCATCAACGACTACGCGGAGAAGGACTCCACCCGGCTCTGGCTGAAGACCCTGATGGGTGCCGCGACCGTCTTCACGGTCCTGCTCGGCACCCTGGTGATCTTCACCTTCGACCCGAACATCTAA
- the sdhC gene encoding succinate dehydrogenase, cytochrome b556 subunit has protein sequence MPAGTLYRGREGMWSWVAHRVTGVLIFFFLLVHVLDTALVRVSPQAYDSTISTYKTPLVNLMEYGLTAAILFHALNGLRVIAVDFWSKGPKYQKQMLWSVVGIWVVLMAGAFWGILQHTLLTWFGK, from the coding sequence GTGCCGGCTGGAACGCTGTACCGCGGCCGCGAAGGCATGTGGTCCTGGGTGGCTCATCGAGTCACTGGCGTCCTCATCTTCTTCTTCCTGCTCGTCCACGTCCTGGACACCGCACTGGTGCGGGTCTCGCCACAGGCGTACGACTCGACCATCTCGACGTACAAGACCCCGCTGGTGAACCTGATGGAGTACGGCCTCACCGCCGCCATCCTGTTCCACGCGCTCAACGGTCTGCGCGTGATCGCGGTGGACTTCTGGTCCAAGGGCCCCAAGTACCAGAAGCAGATGCTGTGGAGCGTCGTCGGCATCTGGGTGGTCCTGATGGCCGGGGCGTTCTGGGGCATCCTGCAGCACACCCTGCTCACCTGGTTCGGGAAGTGA
- a CDS encoding 2-oxo-4-hydroxy-4-carboxy-5-ureidoimidazoline decarboxylase, producing MPTRPPEEDPLASDIPTDHSPDHVGIPAPRPTEADCPALPAVGLHRFNEADPGAAEEALLACCGSHRWALRLTAHRPYPDLESLLAAASEASYDLRPSDLAEALADESWMPQPLLGMRAPGSQAAHTALRAAHAAYESRFGHVFVVSLFGIEPEEMLDTVLTSIRTRLTNEPDEERLVAAEELRRIALHRLEHLVASSSSA from the coding sequence ATGCCCACCCGCCCTCCTGAGGAGGACCCGCTGGCCAGCGACATCCCGACTGACCACTCCCCTGATCACGTCGGTATCCCCGCACCCCGCCCGACCGAAGCCGACTGCCCCGCACTCCCCGCGGTCGGCCTGCACCGCTTCAACGAGGCCGACCCCGGCGCGGCCGAGGAAGCCCTGCTCGCCTGTTGCGGCAGCCACCGCTGGGCCCTGCGGCTGACCGCCCACCGCCCCTACCCCGACCTGGAGTCCCTGCTCGCCGCGGCCAGCGAGGCCTCCTACGACCTGCGCCCCAGCGACCTGGCCGAGGCGCTGGCCGACGAGAGCTGGATGCCGCAGCCGCTGCTCGGCATGCGGGCACCCGGCAGCCAGGCCGCGCACACCGCCCTGCGGGCGGCGCACGCGGCCTACGAGTCCCGGTTCGGCCACGTCTTCGTGGTCAGCCTCTTCGGCATCGAACCGGAGGAGATGCTGGACACCGTGCTCACCTCGATCCGCACCCGGCTGACCAACGAGCCGGACGAGGAGCGCCTGGTGGCCGCCGAGGAACTGCGCCGGATCGCGCTGCACCGGCTGGAGCACCTGGTCGCGAGCAGCAGCTCCGCCTGA
- a CDS encoding alpha/beta hydrolase: MSSGPLRRRQLRRLAPAVLAGALLLAGCTSGPTPSAAAGAGAAGAIRWTDCGGGLQCGELRVPLDWSRPGGDTLELALIRQPAADPAHRVGSLVVNPGGPGESGVAMVRDDGALFTGPLHDHYDIVGFDPRGTGASSPIHCLTDRQRDAQDQQDDPADPNARAARQAQKAEQYAAACEKAAGKLLPFVGTRSTARDMDALRQALGQPKLDYLGVSYGTYLGALYAEQFPQNTGRLVLDGAVDPAADRLQTSVSQQIGFEKSLEAFAADCATRHADQCPLGTDPAAAGERAAEFLDGLRDHPLATGDPDHRKLTSTLGWTGTLLFLYGDQNTAWPQLRSALAAAMQRGDGSELLAAADGYNGRLNGHYTASDDAQTAISCADSPAVAPDPQQVQQALTALKTQAPLLNRDTTAQDLALPGCADWPYRTTERPHTVRAEGSAPILVVGSTDDPATPYQQAVNLAAGLADGVLLTRQGQGHAAFGSGNACTTAAIDAYLVSGTLPAEGTSCPA; encoded by the coding sequence GTGTCCTCCGGGCCGCTGCGGCGGCGTCAGCTGCGGCGACTCGCGCCGGCCGTGCTGGCCGGCGCGCTGCTGCTGGCCGGCTGCACCAGCGGCCCGACCCCCTCGGCCGCTGCCGGCGCCGGCGCCGCCGGGGCGATCCGCTGGACCGACTGCGGCGGCGGCCTGCAGTGCGGCGAGCTGCGGGTGCCGCTGGACTGGAGCAGACCGGGCGGCGACACGCTGGAGCTGGCGCTGATCCGCCAGCCGGCCGCCGACCCGGCGCACCGGGTCGGCTCACTGGTCGTCAACCCGGGCGGCCCCGGCGAGTCCGGGGTCGCCATGGTCCGCGACGACGGCGCGCTCTTCACCGGCCCGCTGCACGACCACTACGACATCGTCGGCTTCGACCCGCGCGGCACCGGCGCCAGCTCGCCGATCCACTGCCTGACCGACCGGCAGCGGGACGCCCAGGACCAGCAGGACGACCCGGCCGACCCGAACGCCCGGGCCGCCCGGCAGGCCCAGAAGGCCGAGCAGTACGCGGCGGCCTGCGAGAAGGCGGCCGGCAAGCTGCTGCCGTTCGTCGGCACCCGCAGCACCGCCCGGGACATGGACGCGCTGCGCCAGGCCCTCGGCCAGCCCAAGCTGGACTACCTCGGCGTCTCCTACGGCACCTACCTGGGCGCGCTCTACGCCGAGCAGTTCCCGCAGAACACCGGCCGGCTGGTGCTGGACGGCGCGGTGGACCCGGCCGCCGACCGGCTGCAGACCTCGGTCAGCCAGCAGATCGGCTTCGAGAAGTCGCTGGAGGCCTTCGCCGCCGACTGCGCCACCCGGCACGCCGACCAGTGCCCGCTGGGCACCGACCCGGCCGCCGCCGGCGAGCGCGCCGCCGAGTTCCTGGACGGACTGCGCGACCACCCGCTGGCCACCGGCGACCCGGACCACCGCAAGCTCACCTCCACGCTCGGCTGGACCGGCACCCTGCTCTTCCTCTACGGCGACCAGAACACCGCCTGGCCCCAACTGCGTTCGGCCCTCGCCGCCGCGATGCAACGGGGCGACGGGTCCGAGCTGCTGGCCGCCGCGGACGGCTACAACGGCCGGCTGAACGGCCACTACACCGCCTCCGACGACGCGCAGACCGCGATCAGCTGCGCCGACTCGCCAGCCGTCGCGCCCGACCCGCAGCAGGTCCAGCAGGCGCTCACCGCGCTGAAGACGCAGGCCCCGCTGCTCAACCGGGACACCACCGCGCAGGACCTGGCGCTGCCGGGCTGCGCGGACTGGCCGTACCGGACCACCGAGCGCCCGCACACCGTCCGGGCCGAGGGCAGCGCGCCGATCCTGGTGGTCGGCAGCACCGACGACCCGGCCACCCCGTACCAGCAGGCCGTCAACCTGGCCGCCGGGCTCGCCGACGGGGTGCTGCTGACCCGTCAGGGCCAGGGGCACGCGGCCTTCGGCAGCGGGAACGCCTGCACCACGGCGGCGATCGACGCGTACCTGGTCAGCGGCACGCTGCCGGCCGAGGGCACCAGCTGCCCCGCCTGA
- a CDS encoding SDR family oxidoreductase: protein MGTGQKVAVVTGASSGIGAATARRLAAEGFSVVLTARRTERITELAKEIEAAGGTASAITLDVTDRTAVDEFARTVGRVDVLVNNAGGAFGAESVEKGDPADWLAMYQVNVLGVLHMTQALLPALRESGDGTVLILSSTAALAAYEGGGGYVAAKHAAHTIAATLRLELVGEPIRVIEIAPGMVKSEGFALTRFGGDEAKAAAVYQGVAHPLSSEDIADTVAWAVTRPSHVNIDLLVVRPRAQASNYKVHRD from the coding sequence ATGGGTACCGGTCAGAAGGTCGCGGTGGTCACCGGCGCGAGCAGCGGGATCGGCGCGGCGACCGCGCGGCGGCTGGCGGCCGAGGGCTTCTCGGTGGTGCTGACGGCGCGGCGCACCGAGCGGATCACCGAGCTGGCCAAGGAGATCGAGGCCGCGGGCGGCACCGCGAGCGCGATCACCCTGGACGTCACCGACCGGACGGCGGTGGACGAGTTCGCCCGCACCGTCGGCCGGGTCGACGTCCTGGTCAACAACGCCGGCGGCGCCTTCGGCGCGGAGTCGGTGGAGAAGGGCGACCCGGCCGACTGGCTGGCGATGTACCAGGTGAACGTGCTGGGCGTGCTGCACATGACCCAGGCGCTGCTGCCGGCGCTGCGGGAGAGCGGCGACGGCACCGTGCTGATCCTCTCCTCCACCGCCGCGCTGGCCGCCTACGAGGGCGGCGGCGGCTACGTGGCCGCCAAGCACGCCGCGCACACCATCGCCGCGACCCTGCGCCTGGAGCTGGTGGGCGAGCCCATCCGGGTGATCGAGATCGCCCCCGGCATGGTGAAGTCGGAGGGCTTCGCGCTCACCCGGTTCGGCGGCGACGAGGCCAAGGCCGCCGCCGTCTACCAGGGCGTGGCCCACCCGCTCAGCTCGGAGGACATCGCCGACACCGTCGCCTGGGCGGTCACCCGGCCCTCGCACGTCAACATCGACCTGCTGGTGGTCCGGCCGCGCGCCCAGGCCTCCAACTACAAGGTGCACCGGGACTAG
- a CDS encoding acyl-CoA mutase large subunit family protein, giving the protein MAPEPRRSESGFPIEPLYGPAEPVERLGAPGEYPFTRGVYPSMYTGRPWTMRQYAGFGTAAESNARYKQLIANGTTGLSVAFDLPTQMGYDSDAPVAAGEVGKVGVAIDSVEDMGVLFDGIPLGGVSTSMTINAPGSLLLLLYQLVGESQGVAPRQLTGTIQNDVLKEYIARGTYIFPPAPSLRLVADVFRYCRAEIPKWNTISISGYHMAEAGADPAQEIAFTLANGIEYVRTAVAAGMDVDEFAPRLSFFFVARSTLLEEVAKFRAARRIWARLMRDTFGAKDPRSLMLRFHTQTAGVQLTAQQPEVNLVRVTVQALAAVFGGTQSLHTNSFDEAIALPTEKAARLALRTQQVLAHETDVTATVDPFAGSYAVEAMTDELEATAVALIERIESMGGAVAAIETGYQKSEIERTAYRVQQETDSGERTVIGVNRFQLAAEEPYEPLRVDPAIEARQVERLARLRAERDRAAVDRALAALSRAAEGSDNVLYPMKEALAARATVGEVSDALRAVWGTYTPVDRF; this is encoded by the coding sequence ATGGCGCCCGAACCACGCCGCAGCGAGTCGGGGTTCCCGATCGAACCGCTCTACGGGCCCGCCGAGCCCGTCGAGCGGCTCGGCGCGCCGGGGGAGTACCCGTTCACCCGCGGCGTCTACCCGTCGATGTACACCGGCCGGCCGTGGACCATGCGCCAGTACGCCGGCTTCGGCACCGCCGCGGAGTCCAACGCCCGGTACAAGCAGCTGATCGCCAACGGCACCACCGGCCTCTCGGTCGCCTTCGACCTGCCCACCCAGATGGGCTACGACTCGGACGCGCCGGTCGCGGCCGGCGAGGTCGGCAAGGTCGGGGTGGCGATCGACAGCGTCGAGGACATGGGCGTGCTGTTCGACGGCATCCCGCTCGGCGGGGTCTCCACCTCGATGACCATCAACGCGCCCGGCTCGCTGCTGCTCCTGCTCTACCAACTGGTCGGCGAGTCGCAGGGGGTGGCGCCCCGTCAGCTGACCGGCACGATCCAGAACGACGTGCTCAAGGAGTACATCGCCCGGGGCACCTACATCTTCCCGCCGGCGCCCAGCCTGCGGCTGGTCGCCGACGTGTTCCGGTACTGCCGGGCCGAGATCCCGAAGTGGAACACCATCTCGATCTCCGGCTACCACATGGCCGAGGCCGGTGCGGACCCCGCGCAGGAGATCGCCTTCACGCTGGCCAACGGCATCGAGTACGTGCGCACCGCGGTGGCCGCCGGGATGGACGTGGACGAGTTCGCGCCCCGGCTCTCCTTCTTCTTCGTGGCCCGCAGCACGCTGCTGGAAGAGGTGGCCAAGTTCCGTGCCGCCCGGCGGATCTGGGCCCGGCTGATGCGCGACACCTTCGGCGCGAAGGACCCCAGGTCGCTGATGCTGCGCTTCCACACCCAGACCGCGGGGGTGCAGCTGACCGCGCAGCAGCCGGAGGTGAACCTGGTCCGGGTCACCGTCCAGGCGCTGGCCGCGGTGTTCGGCGGCACCCAGTCGCTGCACACCAACAGCTTCGACGAGGCCATCGCGCTGCCCACCGAGAAGGCGGCCCGGCTGGCGCTGCGCACCCAGCAGGTGCTCGCCCACGAGACCGACGTGACCGCGACGGTCGACCCGTTCGCCGGCTCCTACGCGGTCGAGGCGATGACCGACGAGCTGGAGGCGACCGCGGTCGCGCTGATCGAGCGGATCGAGTCGATGGGCGGGGCGGTGGCCGCGATCGAGACCGGCTACCAGAAGTCGGAGATCGAGCGCACCGCCTACCGGGTGCAGCAGGAGACCGACTCCGGCGAGCGCACCGTGATCGGGGTGAACCGCTTCCAGCTCGCCGCCGAGGAGCCCTACGAGCCGCTGCGGGTGGACCCGGCGATCGAGGCCCGGCAGGTCGAGCGGCTGGCCCGGCTGCGCGCCGAGCGCGACCGCGCCGCGGTGGACCGCGCGCTGGCCGCGCTGAGCCGGGCGGCCGAGGGCAGCGACAACGTGCTCTACCCGATGAAGGAGGCGCTGGCCGCCCGGGCCACCGTCGGCGAGGTGAGCGACGCGCTGCGCGCGGTCTGGGGCACCTACACCCCGGTGGACCGGTTCTGA